Proteins encoded within one genomic window of Synechococcus sp. PCC 7335:
- the prmA gene encoding 50S ribosomal protein L11 methyltransferase codes for MPFPSSQTAAQPNSFAPTDNQWWEVVVDCPLTLEESVYWYFSQLESKGTASQQVGTRCVVKAYLLSTEFEHETLETLRQTILDDEVQMGLEPTTQVSWSLIAEEDWSSSWKVHWQPEEVGDRLLINPAWMEPPETDRTILTLDPGSAFGTGAHATTQLCLKALEEQAEQKLANAVIADIGCGSGILSIVSLLYGAKQVYAADVDPLAIRASRDNANLNDIDPEALQIRLGSVGEVVEMAAGPVDGIVCNILSEIIVGLIIPRLSELANEHTWGILCGILTSKAAWVEEHLTARGWQVTGTTYQDEWCAMTIELAKPKSTTHAKP; via the coding sequence ATGCCATTTCCCTCTAGCCAAACAGCTGCTCAGCCAAACAGCTTTGCACCTACCGATAACCAGTGGTGGGAAGTTGTTGTCGACTGTCCGCTCACACTTGAAGAGAGCGTTTACTGGTACTTTTCCCAGTTAGAAAGTAAAGGGACAGCCAGTCAGCAAGTGGGCACTCGCTGTGTGGTGAAAGCCTATTTGCTTTCGACTGAGTTCGAGCATGAAACGCTTGAAACGCTCCGGCAAACTATCCTCGATGACGAAGTGCAGATGGGCCTAGAGCCGACGACACAGGTGAGCTGGTCGCTGATTGCTGAAGAAGACTGGTCTAGCAGCTGGAAGGTTCATTGGCAGCCGGAGGAGGTGGGCGATCGCCTACTGATTAATCCAGCTTGGATGGAGCCGCCTGAGACAGATCGCACTATCTTGACGCTCGATCCAGGTAGTGCCTTTGGGACTGGGGCCCATGCCACTACTCAGCTATGCCTGAAGGCGCTAGAAGAACAGGCCGAACAAAAGCTAGCAAACGCGGTAATTGCTGATATTGGCTGCGGCTCGGGGATTTTGTCTATTGTCTCTTTGCTGTATGGTGCCAAGCAGGTATACGCAGCAGACGTAGATCCGCTGGCGATTAGGGCCTCTAGGGACAATGCCAACTTGAACGATATCGATCCAGAAGCATTACAAATTCGGCTAGGCAGCGTCGGCGAAGTCGTCGAGATGGCTGCAGGCCCCGTAGATGGAATTGTTTGCAATATCCTCTCAGAGATTATCGTTGGGCTAATCATTCCTCGCCTTAGCGAGCTGGCCAACGAGCACACCTGGGGCATTCTCTGCGGCATCTTGACCAGTAAAGCCGCCTGGGTGGAAGAGCATCTGACGGCACGCGGTTGGCAAGTCACAGGCACGACCTATCAAGACGAATGGTGCGCTATGACAATCGAACTGGCAAAGCCTAAGTCAACTACCCACGCTAAACCCTAG
- the serA gene encoding phosphoglycerate dehydrogenase has product MPKVLVSDPIDQSGLDILSQVATVDVKTKLPLDELVAIIPDYDALMIRSGTKVTQAVIEAGKNLKIIGRAGVGVDNVDVPAATRRGIVVVNSPEGNTIAAAEHALAMMLSMSRFIPAANESMKAGEWNRKAFTGVEVYKKKLGVVGLGKIGSHVATVARAMGMNLLAFDPYISSDRAEELGCRLVEMDLLLSESDYITLHIPKTPDTANLINADSLAKMKPSARIINCARGGIIDEAALAQALNDGVIAGAALDVYSEEPLGESPLRAVGKPLVLTPHLGASTAEAQVNVAVDVAEQIRDVLLELPARSAVNIPGLRPDVLEKLRPYLNLAETLGNFVGQLAGGRIEELNIKLQGELAQNDTKPVVVAALKGLLSNALQERVNYVNASIEAKERGIRVVETRDTTVEDYTGSLYLSAKGSLGEHSVTGVLLGGSEVRIIDMDGFPINVPPTQYMLFTLHRDMPGIIGKIGSLLGSFNVNIASMQVGRKIVRGDAVMVLSIDDPLPAGILEEIKKEQGIRDAYVVVL; this is encoded by the coding sequence ATGCCCAAGGTACTCGTCTCCGATCCTATCGATCAGTCCGGACTGGATATTCTTTCCCAGGTTGCCACTGTCGATGTCAAAACAAAACTGCCCTTAGACGAACTGGTTGCCATCATTCCTGACTATGATGCGTTGATGATTCGCTCTGGAACCAAGGTGACTCAAGCTGTCATAGAAGCAGGTAAGAACCTGAAGATTATTGGTCGAGCAGGCGTCGGCGTCGATAACGTAGATGTTCCGGCGGCTACCCGTCGCGGTATTGTCGTTGTCAACTCTCCAGAAGGCAATACGATCGCCGCTGCTGAGCATGCGTTGGCGATGATGCTCTCGATGTCGCGTTTTATTCCAGCGGCTAATGAGTCGATGAAAGCCGGAGAGTGGAATCGTAAAGCCTTTACCGGCGTAGAAGTTTACAAAAAGAAGTTGGGTGTGGTGGGTCTAGGCAAAATTGGCTCCCACGTAGCCACGGTGGCTCGGGCAATGGGAATGAATCTGCTGGCGTTCGATCCGTATATCTCTAGCGATCGCGCTGAAGAACTAGGATGCCGCCTGGTCGAAATGGATTTACTGCTGAGCGAATCTGACTACATTACGCTGCACATTCCCAAAACACCAGATACAGCCAACTTAATCAACGCTGACTCTCTTGCTAAGATGAAGCCGTCTGCTCGTATCATTAACTGTGCTCGCGGGGGGATTATCGATGAGGCAGCCTTAGCACAAGCGCTGAACGATGGCGTAATTGCGGGGGCAGCTCTCGATGTGTATAGCGAAGAACCCCTAGGCGAGTCCCCGCTAAGGGCCGTTGGTAAACCTTTAGTACTCACACCTCACTTAGGGGCTTCCACCGCAGAGGCGCAGGTCAATGTCGCCGTCGATGTTGCCGAGCAAATTCGCGACGTTTTGCTAGAGCTGCCAGCTAGATCGGCGGTCAACATTCCAGGCTTGCGGCCCGACGTGTTAGAAAAGCTGCGTCCCTATTTGAATCTGGCCGAGACGCTTGGCAACTTTGTCGGTCAGCTAGCTGGCGGTCGAATTGAAGAACTGAATATCAAGCTGCAAGGTGAACTGGCTCAAAACGATACCAAACCGGTTGTCGTCGCTGCTCTTAAAGGACTGTTGTCTAATGCCCTGCAAGAGCGAGTGAACTATGTCAATGCTTCAATCGAGGCCAAAGAACGCGGAATTCGAGTGGTAGAAACTCGCGATACGACGGTAGAAGACTACACGGGCTCCTTGTATTTATCGGCAAAAGGATCTTTGGGTGAGCATTCGGTCACAGGCGTTTTGCTAGGTGGCAGTGAGGTTCGCATCATTGACATGGATGGCTTTCCTATCAACGTGCCGCCAACACAATACATGCTGTTTACATTGCACCGTGATATGCCAGGAATTATCGGCAAGATTGGCTCCTTGTTAGGCAGCTTCAATGTCAATATTGCCAGTATGCAGGTAGGCCGTAAGATTGTTCGAGGGGATGCAGTGATGGTGCTCAGCATTGACGATCCACTACCTGCTGGCATCCTAGAAGAGATTAAAAAGGAGCAGGGCATCCGTGACGCTTATGTAGTGGTGCTATAG
- the hemW gene encoding radical SAM family heme chaperone HemW, which produces MVTSAYIHIPFCRRRCFYCDFAITVIGEKKRGDTSNTMATYTRTLLKEIAATPIYDKRPLKTVFFGGGTPSLLSVTQVEEILAAIAHRFGIAPNAEITMEMDPATFDLDHIRGYKSAGVNRVSLGVQAFKDELLAAAGRFHRREDIFHAVELLRQAGIENFSLDLILGLPYQVMKDWQAALIEAITLGPKHLSIYDLIVEPQTAFSRYYISGQAPLPSDHLTVEMYRVARSVLSANGYEHYEICNYAKPSYASQHNLTYWRCQQNYGFGMGATSYLNHQRIDRPRTQQRYQVWVDAFIQNGGRTADPVIDPEEQVVESIMMGLRLPAGIALGGVHQIYGEKGLQALGKAIAPHLQNGWLTIKSASVESASVESALLDDSNAIKLRPTDRIQLSDPEGFLMSNVVITDAFNALEDVAHSE; this is translated from the coding sequence ATGGTGACCTCTGCCTATATCCATATTCCTTTTTGCCGTCGACGCTGCTTCTATTGCGATTTTGCCATCACGGTTATAGGCGAAAAGAAGCGGGGCGACACGTCTAACACGATGGCCACCTACACCAGAACGCTGCTAAAAGAGATTGCCGCAACCCCTATCTACGACAAAAGGCCGCTGAAAACGGTGTTTTTCGGCGGGGGAACGCCTTCGCTGCTGTCTGTAACACAGGTAGAAGAAATTCTGGCGGCGATCGCCCATAGATTTGGCATTGCACCAAACGCGGAGATCACGATGGAGATGGACCCGGCGACGTTTGACCTCGACCACATTCGAGGCTACAAATCAGCGGGCGTGAATCGAGTGAGTCTAGGCGTGCAAGCTTTCAAAGATGAACTGCTAGCGGCGGCAGGGCGGTTTCATCGGCGCGAAGATATCTTCCATGCGGTTGAGCTACTGCGGCAAGCTGGGATCGAGAACTTCAGCCTAGATTTGATCTTGGGGTTGCCCTATCAAGTCATGAAAGATTGGCAAGCGGCTTTAATAGAAGCGATCACACTGGGTCCAAAGCATCTCTCTATCTATGATCTGATCGTCGAACCCCAAACCGCTTTTAGTCGCTACTACATATCGGGACAAGCCCCTTTGCCTAGCGATCATCTCACCGTAGAGATGTACCGCGTTGCCCGTTCAGTTTTGAGCGCTAACGGCTATGAACACTACGAAATTTGTAACTATGCTAAGCCCAGCTACGCTAGCCAACACAATTTGACCTATTGGCGCTGCCAACAAAACTACGGGTTTGGGATGGGTGCGACTAGCTACTTGAACCACCAGCGCATCGATCGACCTCGAACTCAACAACGCTATCAAGTGTGGGTAGATGCATTTATTCAAAATGGCGGTAGAACAGCAGACCCTGTTATCGACCCAGAAGAGCAAGTGGTTGAATCAATTATGATGGGACTACGACTACCTGCGGGCATCGCTTTAGGGGGCGTTCATCAGATTTATGGAGAAAAGGGACTACAAGCGCTGGGTAAAGCGATCGCCCCTCATCTCCAAAACGGCTGGCTCACCATTAAATCCGCTTCAGTTGAATCTGCTTCAGTTGAATCCGCTTTATTAGATGATTCCAATGCAATCAAACTTAGGCCAACAGATCGTATACAGCTCAGCGATCCCGAAGGTTTCTTGATGTCTAATGTCGTGATTACCGATGCTTTTAACGCCCTTGAGGACGTTGCACATAGCGAGTAG
- a CDS encoding PIN/TRAM domain-containing protein has product MLDALIVFSFILTGAAVGFFSVELLPDSALNQVSNIEGLESVTAGFGALVGVAIGLIVQTSYRRIERQITEMPPDRLLARAVGLVVGLLIANLMLAPLFLLPFPVKFSFIKPVTAVMGSLIFAVTGMSLAETNGRALFRLINPNSYETLLISEGTLKPSKSKVLDTSSIIDGRIEDLLKTGFIEGQLLLPQFILQELQRVADSASDQKRARGRRGLDIINRIRKNYPDRVIVDPADYDDINAVDAKLVKLAQEMKADLLTTDYNLNKVASVQQVSVLNINDLAKALRPTYLPGDDIEIRVLKEGKEPSQGVGYLNDGTMVVVEEGNEYIGDNLVVVVTGALQTSAGRMIFARPNRSAMASS; this is encoded by the coding sequence ATGCTCGACGCACTCATTGTATTTTCATTCATCCTTACCGGGGCAGCCGTCGGCTTTTTTAGCGTCGAGCTTCTTCCCGACTCAGCCCTCAATCAAGTCAGTAATATTGAAGGGCTAGAGTCTGTCACTGCTGGCTTTGGTGCGCTAGTCGGCGTTGCTATCGGCTTGATTGTACAGACTAGCTACCGCCGCATAGAGCGGCAGATTACCGAAATGCCGCCGGACCGACTGCTAGCAAGGGCAGTTGGCCTAGTCGTAGGGCTACTCATTGCCAACCTCATGCTAGCACCGCTTTTTCTGCTACCTTTTCCAGTCAAGTTTAGCTTTATCAAACCCGTTACAGCGGTCATGGGTAGTCTGATATTTGCCGTCACTGGCATGAGCCTAGCGGAAACCAACGGTCGCGCCCTCTTCCGACTGATCAATCCCAATAGCTACGAGACCCTGCTGATTTCTGAAGGTACCCTCAAACCGTCTAAGTCCAAGGTACTAGATACCAGTAGTATCATTGATGGCCGCATAGAAGATCTGCTCAAGACTGGGTTTATTGAGGGTCAGCTACTGCTACCGCAATTTATCCTACAAGAGCTACAAAGAGTTGCTGACTCAGCTAGCGATCAAAAACGAGCTAGGGGCAGACGGGGCCTAGACATCATCAACCGCATTCGCAAGAACTATCCCGATAGAGTCATTGTTGATCCAGCAGACTATGACGACATTAATGCGGTCGATGCCAAGCTGGTCAAGCTAGCTCAAGAGATGAAGGCAGACTTGCTGACCACAGACTACAACCTAAACAAAGTCGCAAGCGTCCAGCAGGTGAGTGTATTGAACATCAACGACCTGGCCAAGGCGCTCCGTCCTACCTACCTACCTGGAGATGATATTGAGATTCGAGTGCTAAAGGAAGGGAAAGAACCCTCACAAGGCGTTGGCTATTTGAATGATGGCACCATGGTTGTTGTTGAAGAAGGTAACGAGTACATTGGCGACAATTTAGTCGTCGTCGTCACCGGGGCTTTGCAAACCTCAGCGGGTCGGATGATTTTTGCTAGACCTAATCGCTCTGCTATGGCCTCCTCATAG